One Roseomonas sp. OT10 DNA window includes the following coding sequences:
- a CDS encoding polysaccharide pyruvyl transferase family protein — protein MRTAFIGAYGFGNLGDELCLIEAMREFPAAEAFAFSVQPAWTHRCVPGLAGTFRNGPEMRALAPARVVYGGGGIGTRADVETFFPWMAEALAAGAELHVHNIGVARIPPGPGWPAPVVREVLEGLASFTVRDHRSVDMVAEWGLEVLPGVTRYPERAIAPDFGLADALLPGDRPLLGLSIIDTPLMRRCLEHDAAVVEALLARFPGHAVLPVCSTLHVDSAEEDDGSGFRRFAARFLAGREILCPQLAERPFWAAEVTPRRLKGLIARLDTLISQRKHNCLHGLGAGTRTIGLSPMRDDSLRRVFVTLANQLPAGSGCIGLEDPPP, from the coding sequence ATGCGGACGGCCTTCATCGGCGCCTACGGCTTCGGCAACCTCGGCGACGAGCTGTGCCTGATCGAGGCCATGCGGGAATTCCCGGCGGCGGAGGCCTTCGCCTTCTCGGTGCAGCCGGCGTGGACGCACCGCTGCGTCCCCGGCCTCGCCGGCACCTTCCGGAACGGGCCGGAGATGCGGGCCCTGGCACCGGCGCGGGTGGTCTATGGCGGCGGCGGCATCGGCACCCGGGCGGATGTCGAGACCTTCTTCCCCTGGATGGCCGAGGCCCTGGCCGCCGGTGCCGAGCTGCACGTCCATAATATCGGCGTCGCCCGCATCCCCCCCGGCCCCGGCTGGCCCGCGCCGGTGGTGCGCGAGGTGCTGGAGGGCCTCGCCTCCTTCACGGTGCGCGACCACCGCTCGGTGGACATGGTCGCCGAATGGGGGCTCGAGGTGCTGCCTGGCGTCACCCGCTACCCCGAGCGCGCCATCGCCCCCGATTTCGGCCTGGCCGATGCGCTGCTCCCCGGGGACCGGCCGCTGCTCGGCCTGTCCATCATCGACACCCCGCTGATGCGCCGCTGCCTCGAGCACGATGCGGCGGTCGTGGAGGCCCTGCTGGCCCGCTTCCCCGGCCACGCCGTCCTGCCCGTCTGCTCCACCCTGCATGTCGATTCGGCCGAGGAGGATGACGGCAGCGGCTTCCGCCGCTTCGCCGCCCGCTTCCTGGCGGGCCGGGAGATCCTCTGCCCGCAGTTGGCCGAGCGCCCCTTCTGGGCGGCCGAGGTCACGCCGCGCCGGCTCAAGGGCCTGATCGCCCGCCTGGACACGCTGATCTCCCAGCGCAAGCACAACTGCCTGCACGGCCTCGGGGCGGGCACCCGCACCATCGGCCTCTCGCCGATGCGCGACGACAGCCTCCGCCGCGTCTTCGTCACCCTGGCCAACCAGCTTCCCGCCGGCTCCGGCTGCATCGGCCTGGAGGATCCGCCGCCGTGA
- a CDS encoding TauD/TfdA dioxygenase family protein — protein MSTNLAEARTGSGAHVQPTGGGLGADILGVDVANPGEADMAIIRQALLDHLVIRIRGTAIDDPAFERFGARFGELLPSPDFTRSRPTYLRDAPNVTVISNVTEDGKPIGEHGDGELHWHTDLAFTDTPSALTMLLAREVPPTGGNTSFTNMYAALEAVPQDLRARLTRLRLKHQASHNAQGGKRPGYQDIETDDVREMPGPQHPIIRTHPESGRQALYLGRRFGSYIPGLPLAKSEALVEELWSYAVQPGHTWAQEWRVGDLVIWDNRCTMHRRDAFTGLGRRRMHRLTTRGERPV, from the coding sequence ATGTCCACCAACCTCGCGGAAGCCCGCACGGGCAGCGGCGCGCATGTCCAGCCGACCGGCGGCGGGCTGGGAGCCGACATCCTGGGCGTCGACGTCGCCAACCCGGGCGAGGCCGACATGGCCATCATCCGTCAGGCGCTGCTGGACCACCTTGTCATCCGCATCCGCGGCACGGCGATCGACGACCCGGCCTTCGAGCGGTTCGGTGCCCGCTTCGGCGAGCTGCTGCCCTCGCCCGACTTCACCCGCAGCCGCCCCACCTACCTGCGCGACGCGCCGAACGTCACCGTGATCTCCAACGTCACCGAGGACGGCAAGCCGATCGGCGAGCATGGCGACGGCGAGCTGCACTGGCACACCGACCTCGCCTTCACCGACACGCCCTCCGCCCTGACCATGCTGCTGGCGCGGGAGGTGCCGCCCACGGGGGGCAACACCAGCTTCACCAACATGTACGCGGCGCTGGAGGCGGTGCCGCAGGACCTGCGCGCCCGGCTGACCCGGCTGCGGCTGAAGCACCAGGCCAGCCACAACGCCCAGGGCGGCAAGCGCCCCGGCTACCAGGACATCGAGACGGACGACGTGCGGGAGATGCCGGGCCCGCAGCACCCGATCATCCGCACCCATCCGGAAAGCGGGCGCCAGGCGCTCTACCTCGGCCGGCGCTTCGGCTCCTACATCCCCGGCCTGCCGCTGGCGAAGAGCGAGGCACTGGTGGAGGAGCTCTGGTCCTATGCCGTCCAGCCGGGCCATACATGGGCCCAGGAATGGCGCGTGGGGGACCTCGTGATCTGGGACAACCGCTGCACCATGCACCGGCGCGACGCCTTCACCGGCCTGGGCCGGCGGCGCATGCACCGGCTGACCACCCGCGGCGAGCGGCCGGTCTGA
- a CDS encoding GNAT family N-acetyltransferase: protein MSGLHAPAHELSVERVESLEEPDLSELCEATDAAIIEGGGFGWIAPQGRDALARHFRGVLLVPERELFLARLDGHPVGSAQLVRPPRHNEAQSWGAQLTHAYVAPYARGHGLARLLVRRVEERAAALGHRVLNLDVRATQTTAIALFEGCGYERWGTHPAYARVDGATVPGHYYYKLLGPARARRGKGSP from the coding sequence GTGAGCGGCCTGCATGCCCCCGCCCACGAGCTCTCCGTGGAGCGGGTCGAGAGCCTGGAGGAGCCCGACCTCTCCGAGCTGTGCGAGGCGACGGACGCAGCCATCATCGAGGGCGGCGGCTTCGGCTGGATCGCGCCCCAGGGCCGCGACGCGCTGGCCCGCCACTTCCGCGGCGTGCTGCTGGTGCCGGAGCGGGAGCTGTTCCTCGCCCGCCTCGACGGCCACCCGGTCGGCAGCGCCCAGCTCGTCCGCCCGCCGCGCCACAACGAGGCGCAGTCCTGGGGCGCGCAGCTCACCCACGCCTATGTCGCGCCCTATGCGCGCGGCCACGGCCTCGCCCGCCTGCTGGTGCGGCGGGTGGAGGAGCGCGCCGCCGCCCTGGGCCACCGCGTGCTGAACCTCGACGTGCGCGCGACGCAGACGACCGCCATCGCGCTGTTCGAGGGCTGCGGCTACGAGCGCTGGGGCACCCACCCCGCCTATGCCCGCGTGGACGGCGCCACCGTGCCCGGCCACTACTACTACAAGCTGCTGGGGCCGGCGCGCGCCCGGCGCGGAAAGGGAAGCCCGTGA
- a CDS encoding carbohydrate ABC transporter permease produces the protein MREPRWPGKLLRLLGAGVAVVWSVFPIAMVVAASFKPPRDIFAIPPSLVFAPTFENYARLWETWPAFFGNMLNSLIVTLGATALTVVASTCAGYVYSRYSGRLLTGSAFFMVVVRMLPPIVVTLPLFPLFSWLRLSDTHLVLILLYAAFFVSLGTWIMRAFIDQVPRELEEAALVDGATLVQILRRVVFPLVLNGAIAASLFVMVYAWNEYIFALVFTTRDARTSPLVIGEMLSTVEGVDWGILFAAATLQLAPVLLGVVAAQRYVIAGLTAGAVKG, from the coding sequence ATGCGTGAGCCGCGCTGGCCCGGCAAGCTGCTGCGCCTGCTTGGCGCGGGGGTGGCGGTGGTCTGGTCGGTCTTCCCGATCGCGATGGTGGTCGCCGCCTCCTTCAAGCCGCCGCGCGACATCTTCGCCATCCCGCCCAGTCTGGTCTTCGCGCCCACCTTCGAGAACTACGCGCGGCTGTGGGAGACCTGGCCCGCCTTCTTCGGCAACATGCTGAACAGCCTGATCGTCACGCTGGGCGCCACGGCGCTGACGGTGGTGGCCTCCACCTGCGCCGGCTACGTCTATTCGCGCTATTCGGGGCGGCTGCTGACCGGCTCGGCCTTCTTCATGGTGGTGGTGCGGATGCTGCCGCCGATCGTCGTGACGCTGCCGCTCTTCCCGCTCTTCTCCTGGCTGCGTCTGAGCGACACGCACCTCGTGCTGATCCTGCTCTACGCCGCCTTCTTCGTCAGCCTCGGCACCTGGATCATGCGCGCCTTCATCGACCAGGTGCCGCGCGAGCTGGAGGAGGCGGCGCTGGTGGACGGCGCCACCCTTGTGCAGATTCTGCGCCGGGTGGTCTTCCCGCTGGTGCTGAACGGCGCCATCGCCGCCTCGCTCTTCGTGATGGTCTATGCCTGGAACGAGTACATCTTCGCCCTCGTCTTCACCACGCGCGACGCCCGCACCTCGCCCCTCGTCATCGGCGAGATGCTGAGCACGGTGGAAGGGGTGGACTGGGGCATCCTCTTCGCCGCCGCCACGCTGCAGCTCGCGCCCGTGCTGCTGGGGGTGGTCGCGGCGCAGCGCTACGTCATCGCGGGACTCACGGCGGGGGCGGTGAAGGGGTAG
- a CDS encoding glycosyltransferase family 2 protein, which produces MDRPSVSVLTPVKGRERHLRRLLAGLARGTRRPDRAVVVDMGEAPPALPPCPFPVTHHRMPSPGLPLAAARNAAARLAGTPLLVFLDVDCIPAANLVEALAAAAQAEDALVCCEIRYLPAAALPPEEDAPLPPEAALLAAGRPHRDRPFPASGRREEANAGLFWSLAFAVRRATFERIGGFDESFTGYGAEDTDLSFRARAAGVPLLLTGDTRAFHQHHTVRDPPLQHFADILANAQRFRARHGLWPMDGWLHAFARMGLIAPLPAEGARITILRAPTEAELRAAICPPDRVY; this is translated from the coding sequence ATGGACAGGCCGTCGGTCAGCGTCCTCACCCCGGTGAAAGGACGCGAGCGGCATCTCCGCCGCCTCCTGGCCGGGCTGGCGCGCGGCACGCGGCGCCCGGACCGCGCCGTGGTGGTGGACATGGGCGAGGCGCCGCCGGCCCTGCCGCCCTGTCCCTTCCCCGTCACGCACCACCGCATGCCCTCGCCCGGCCTGCCGCTCGCCGCCGCGCGCAACGCCGCCGCCCGGCTGGCGGGCACGCCGCTGCTGGTCTTCCTGGACGTGGACTGCATCCCCGCCGCGAACCTGGTGGAGGCGCTGGCGGCCGCGGCCCAGGCCGAGGATGCGCTGGTCTGCTGCGAGATCCGCTACCTGCCCGCCGCCGCCCTGCCGCCGGAGGAGGACGCGCCCCTGCCGCCGGAGGCCGCGCTGCTGGCCGCCGGCCGGCCTCATCGCGACCGGCCCTTCCCCGCCTCGGGCCGGCGGGAGGAGGCGAATGCCGGGTTGTTCTGGTCCCTGGCCTTCGCCGTGCGCCGCGCCACCTTCGAGCGGATCGGCGGCTTCGACGAGTCCTTCACCGGCTACGGCGCCGAGGACACCGACCTGTCCTTCCGCGCCCGTGCCGCCGGGGTGCCGCTGCTCCTCACCGGCGACACCCGCGCCTTCCACCAGCACCACACGGTCCGCGACCCGCCGCTGCAGCACTTCGCCGACATCCTGGCCAATGCCCAGCGCTTCCGCGCGCGGCACGGGCTCTGGCCGATGGATGGATGGCTGCATGCCTTCGCCCGGATGGGGCTGATCGCCCCCCTCCCGGCCGAGGGCGCCAGGATCACCATCCTGCGTGCCCCGACCGAGGCGGAGCTGCGCGCGGCGATCTGCCCGCCGGACCGGGTGTACTGA
- a CDS encoding extracellular solute-binding protein → MMGTRRDVLAGGAGLLAAASGLARPALAQAPRRVVIMSHAVHQRVVTGAKGGDSTAAWRQANGGREIEWLTFGVEAVHERLYREAALAQGQVDVGFLLERYGGPHIAPLFEDLRPYMEAEPIEAIDEISPSMIAAHTYQGRWIGVPFRHATHGLFYNKALLEERGVAKVPESFEEVIQAAERLTFTRPDGTRVAGYATSMDDPSGIMDIIRAHGGDFITGDYKFVADQPAALQAITLLRDWYKRGVLPRNMMTFKTEEVITAMQQGRAALTNQPYGRFENYNDPRQSKYPGQIAVTPIPMLAAAAGKPGALVPAKTSVWAMGIPRNAPDKKLSWSLIRTISSRDNTIRAAVNGNGPVRMSAYDDPRVRELAPYSDAERRVLPIAKLVVPGFDQVGRAMDIFMEEVQKAMLGASEPAAAMRSAKARIEPLLPA, encoded by the coding sequence ATGATGGGAACCAGGCGGGATGTCCTGGCCGGCGGCGCCGGCCTGCTCGCGGCGGCATCGGGGCTGGCGCGCCCGGCGCTCGCACAGGCGCCACGCCGCGTGGTGATCATGAGCCACGCGGTGCACCAGCGCGTCGTGACGGGCGCCAAGGGCGGCGATTCCACCGCCGCCTGGCGCCAGGCGAATGGCGGGCGGGAGATCGAGTGGCTGACCTTCGGCGTGGAGGCGGTGCACGAGCGCCTCTACCGCGAGGCGGCGCTGGCCCAGGGCCAGGTGGATGTCGGCTTCCTGCTGGAACGCTACGGCGGCCCGCACATCGCGCCCCTGTTCGAGGACCTGCGCCCCTACATGGAGGCGGAGCCGATCGAGGCGATCGACGAGATCTCGCCCTCGATGATCGCGGCGCACACCTACCAGGGCCGCTGGATCGGCGTGCCCTTCCGGCACGCGACGCACGGGCTGTTCTACAACAAGGCGCTGCTGGAGGAGCGCGGCGTCGCCAAGGTGCCGGAGAGTTTCGAGGAGGTGATCCAGGCCGCCGAGCGCCTGACCTTCACGCGCCCGGACGGGACGCGGGTGGCGGGCTATGCCACCTCGATGGACGACCCTTCGGGGATCATGGACATCATCCGCGCCCATGGCGGCGACTTCATCACGGGCGACTACAAGTTCGTCGCCGACCAGCCGGCCGCCCTCCAGGCGATCACCCTGCTGCGGGACTGGTACAAGCGCGGCGTGCTGCCGCGGAACATGATGACCTTCAAGACGGAGGAGGTCATCACCGCCATGCAGCAGGGCCGCGCGGCGCTAACCAACCAGCCCTATGGCCGCTTCGAGAACTACAACGACCCGCGCCAGAGCAAGTACCCCGGCCAGATCGCGGTGACGCCGATCCCGATGCTGGCCGCGGCCGCGGGGAAGCCGGGCGCGCTGGTGCCGGCCAAGACCTCCGTCTGGGCCATGGGAATCCCGCGCAACGCGCCGGACAAGAAGCTCTCCTGGTCGCTGATCCGCACCATCTCCTCGCGCGACAACACCATCCGCGCCGCGGTCAACGGCAACGGGCCGGTGCGCATGTCCGCCTATGACGACCCGCGCGTGCGGGAGCTCGCGCCCTATTCGGATGCGGAGCGCCGCGTGCTGCCCATCGCGAAGCTGGTGGTGCCGGGCTTCGACCAGGTCGGGCGGGCGATGGATATCTTCATGGAGGAGGTGCAGAAGGCCATGCTCGGCGCCTCGGAGCCTGCCGCCGCGATGCGCTCCGCCAAGGCGCGCATCGAGCCGCTGCTGCCGGCCTGA
- the hisH gene encoding imidazole glycerol phosphate synthase subunit HisH: MKVAVIDTGSGNLASVRRAFDRAAREAGIDAEIGLTTRAEDLAAADRVVLPGQGAFAAVRRGLDALPGMEAALREAVERRALPFLGICVGMQLMAERGLEHGTTPGLGWIAGEIAPMDPRAEDGTPLPLPQMGWNGLDFTPPGHPILAGLAPGEHVYFVHSYALRGGRPGETLATARYGGPVCAVVGRDNLAGTQFHVEKSGPTGLRMLANFLGWSP; this comes from the coding sequence ATGAAGGTCGCCGTGATCGACACCGGCTCGGGCAACCTGGCCTCCGTGCGGCGCGCCTTCGACCGCGCCGCGCGGGAGGCCGGGATCGATGCGGAGATCGGCCTGACCACCCGCGCCGAGGATCTCGCCGCCGCAGACCGCGTGGTGCTGCCCGGCCAGGGCGCCTTCGCCGCCGTGCGCCGGGGCCTCGACGCGCTGCCGGGCATGGAGGCGGCGCTGCGCGAGGCGGTGGAGCGGCGTGCCCTCCCCTTCCTCGGCATCTGCGTCGGCATGCAGCTGATGGCGGAGCGCGGGCTGGAGCACGGCACCACCCCCGGCCTGGGCTGGATCGCCGGCGAGATCGCGCCGATGGACCCGCGCGCGGAGGACGGCACCCCGCTGCCCCTGCCGCAGATGGGCTGGAACGGGCTGGACTTCACGCCGCCCGGCCACCCCATCCTGGCCGGCCTCGCCCCGGGCGAGCACGTCTATTTCGTCCACTCCTACGCCCTGCGCGGCGGCCGGCCGGGCGAGACCCTGGCCACCGCGCGCTACGGCGGGCCGGTCTGCGCCGTGGTCGGCCGCGACAACCTGGCGGGTACCCAGTTCCACGTGGAGAAGAGCGGCCCGACCGGCCTGCGCATGCTCGCCAACTTCCTGGGCTGGTCGCCGTGA
- a CDS encoding FadR/GntR family transcriptional regulator, with translation MARGPARLAREAAAPAAAPDAVPERAPAERMPADQASAERSPTERSPTERSPTLGERVGEQLRRLIEHGEFPRDCKLPTEFELCRRFGVSRPVLRDALARLREEGYVSSQRGSGTVVLRGPNPGSLRFPVLRSVADVEQYFDFRIAVEGEAAHLAALRHTPETLAGIEAALREAEELPALGAPDLAGDMNFRFHRAVAQASQNQFFIVTLEQMPNLIGIARVEVRNFGLAEPLARARLIAAEHRSILEAIRARDGLRARLEMQAHIGAARQHIYERHPLRLEPGTG, from the coding sequence ATGGCGCGCGGGCCCGCCCGGCTGGCCCGGGAGGCGGCGGCCCCGGCCGCCGCGCCCGATGCCGTGCCGGAGCGCGCCCCGGCGGAGCGGATGCCCGCGGATCAGGCGTCCGCAGAGCGATCCCCCACGGAGCGCTCTCCCACGGAGCGTTCCCCCACCCTGGGCGAGCGCGTGGGCGAGCAGCTCCGCCGGCTGATCGAGCACGGCGAGTTCCCGCGCGACTGCAAGCTGCCCACGGAGTTCGAGCTGTGCCGCCGCTTCGGCGTCTCCCGCCCCGTGCTGCGCGATGCGCTCGCGCGGCTGCGGGAGGAGGGCTACGTCAGCTCGCAGCGCGGCTCCGGTACCGTCGTGCTGCGCGGCCCCAACCCGGGCAGCCTGCGCTTCCCCGTGCTGCGCAGCGTCGCCGACGTGGAGCAGTACTTCGACTTCCGCATCGCCGTGGAGGGCGAGGCCGCGCACCTCGCCGCGCTGCGCCACACGCCGGAGACGCTCGCGGGCATCGAGGCGGCGCTGCGCGAGGCGGAGGAGCTGCCGGCGCTGGGGGCGCCCGATCTCGCCGGCGACATGAACTTCCGCTTCCACCGCGCCGTGGCCCAGGCCAGCCAGAACCAGTTCTTCATCGTCACGCTGGAGCAGATGCCGAACCTGATCGGCATCGCCCGGGTGGAGGTGCGCAATTTCGGCCTGGCCGAGCCGCTGGCGCGCGCCCGGCTGATCGCGGCGGAGCACCGCTCCATCCTGGAGGCGATCCGCGCCCGGGACGGTCTGCGGGCCCGGCTGGAGATGCAGGCGCATATCGGCGCCGCCCGGCAGCACATCTACGAGCGCCACCCGCTGCGGCTGGAGCCGGGCACGGGATAG
- a CDS encoding cytochrome b gives MVSAGAPGAAPRYSGVAQLLHWVSTAVLFLLLPFVWVAENFPEGPVRVFWYLLHESCGISLFLLVVARIAWRLSHPPPPGPAGEGPVLRALAWGTHWGLYLVLLAMPVTGYLMAGNGQPVPFFRLFDLPGLPRNDVLGVIGNRIHVALQFAVYGLVILHILGTAWHVAVRRDGLLDRMLPLQDRAPRG, from the coding sequence ATGGTGTCAGCGGGCGCTCCCGGGGCGGCCCCACGCTACTCGGGGGTGGCGCAGCTGCTGCACTGGGTCAGCACGGCGGTGCTGTTCCTGCTGCTGCCCTTCGTCTGGGTGGCGGAGAACTTCCCGGAAGGGCCGGTGCGGGTCTTCTGGTACCTGCTGCACGAATCCTGCGGCATCTCCCTGTTCCTCCTGGTGGTCGCGCGGATCGCCTGGCGCCTCTCCCACCCGCCGCCGCCCGGGCCGGCCGGCGAGGGGCCGGTGCTGCGGGCGCTGGCCTGGGGCACCCACTGGGGGCTGTACCTCGTGCTGCTGGCCATGCCGGTCACCGGCTACCTGATGGCGGGGAACGGCCAGCCCGTGCCCTTCTTCCGCCTGTTCGACCTGCCCGGCCTGCCGCGCAACGACGTGCTGGGGGTCATCGGCAACCGGATCCACGTCGCCCTGCAGTTCGCGGTCTATGGCCTGGTGATCCTGCACATCCTGGGCACGGCCTGGCATGTCGCGGTGCGCCGCGACGGGCTGCTGGACCGCATGCTGCCGCTGCAGGACAGGGCGCCACGGGGCTGA
- a CDS encoding carbohydrate ABC transporter permease, which translates to MTPPSGVEAAEALPAVALARPAPARARRRRGAASGRPGAAQYALLAPAQLLLLGLILLPAIYVGWMSLHSASFAGDWTFVGLANFRALLADGVFWHAAWNTFWVVNAVVYGEMLLGLGLALLLSGWMPCRRLLIALLIAPYAINEVSAVVMWRFVLEPDIGMVSWTMASLGLGQLDWSADPFDALTLAAILSIWIHTPFTFLILYAALQAVPRDQMEAATVDGAGAWQCFWHVRLPFILPSLLVALLFRYITAMRIFSEVWLLTEGGPARMTEVLAVYLYRAAFRYHEFGLASATGLAMLILSLAVAMPYLYQAWQRMFRHA; encoded by the coding sequence ATGACCCCGCCCTCCGGGGTGGAGGCGGCGGAAGCCCTGCCGGCCGTCGCCCTCGCCCGTCCCGCCCCGGCGCGCGCCAGGCGCCGGCGCGGCGCCGCCTCCGGCCGCCCCGGCGCGGCGCAGTACGCGCTGCTCGCCCCGGCGCAGCTTCTGCTGCTCGGGCTGATCCTGCTGCCGGCGATCTATGTGGGCTGGATGAGCCTGCACAGCGCCTCCTTCGCCGGGGACTGGACCTTCGTCGGGCTCGCCAACTTCCGCGCGCTGCTGGCCGACGGCGTGTTCTGGCATGCCGCCTGGAACACCTTCTGGGTGGTCAATGCCGTCGTCTATGGCGAGATGCTGCTGGGCCTCGGCCTCGCCCTGCTGCTCTCCGGCTGGATGCCCTGCCGCCGCCTGCTGATCGCCCTGCTGATCGCGCCCTATGCGATCAACGAGGTCTCGGCGGTGGTGATGTGGCGCTTCGTGCTGGAGCCCGACATCGGCATGGTGAGCTGGACGATGGCGAGCCTGGGCCTCGGCCAGCTCGACTGGTCGGCCGATCCCTTCGACGCGCTGACGCTGGCGGCGATCCTCAGCATCTGGATCCACACCCCCTTCACCTTCCTGATCCTCTACGCCGCGCTCCAGGCGGTGCCGCGCGACCAGATGGAGGCGGCGACGGTGGACGGGGCGGGCGCCTGGCAGTGCTTCTGGCACGTCCGGCTGCCCTTCATCCTGCCCTCGCTGCTGGTGGCGCTGCTGTTCCGCTACATCACGGCGATGCGCATCTTCTCCGAGGTCTGGCTGCTGACCGAGGGCGGGCCGGCGCGGATGACGGAGGTGCTGGCGGTCTACCTCTACCGCGCCGCCTTCCGCTACCACGAGTTCGGCCTCGCCTCGGCCACCGGGCTCGCGATGCTGATCCTCTCCCTCGCGGTCGCGATGCCCTACCTGTACCAGGCCTGGCAGAGGATGTTCCGCCATGCGTGA
- a CDS encoding CidA/LrgA family protein, with the protein MIGAITGLLACQLAGEILGRLLHLPVPGPVIGMVLLFAWLLLRHGEERPPPQALGQVADALLGNLGLLFIPAGVGVVLYLPLLAREWAPISLAILAGTLLAIAVTGRLAQALLRRLG; encoded by the coding sequence ATGATCGGAGCCATCACGGGCCTTCTGGCCTGCCAGCTCGCGGGCGAGATCCTGGGGCGGCTGCTGCATTTGCCGGTACCGGGGCCGGTGATCGGCATGGTGCTGCTCTTCGCCTGGCTGCTGCTGCGCCACGGCGAGGAGCGGCCCCCGCCCCAGGCGCTGGGCCAGGTGGCGGATGCGCTGCTGGGCAACCTCGGCCTGCTCTTCATCCCGGCCGGGGTCGGCGTGGTGCTCTACCTGCCGCTGCTGGCCCGGGAATGGGCGCCGATCAGCCTGGCCATCCTGGCGGGGACGCTGCTGGCGATCGCCGTCACCGGGCGGCTCGCCCAGGCCCTGCTGCGCCGGCTGGGCTGA
- a CDS encoding LrgB family protein encodes MGGELTEIWVYLAREPLAALTVTLAAWLGALRLQRRLGRHPLANPVLFAVALLAGGLLLGGVEYRAYFQGAQFVHFLLGPATVALAVPLHRQWSAVRSSFPAAVLAVCGGGLFASAAGIGIALALGASPEVTASLAPRSVTTPVAMGISERLGGLPALTATVVILSGIVGAALGPLVLDLAGVKDWRARGLAIGTASHGIGTARALSVNIVAGAFSGLAMGLNALASALLLPLLWRLFAGP; translated from the coding sequence GTGGGCGGCGAGCTGACCGAGATCTGGGTCTATCTGGCGCGGGAGCCGCTGGCGGCGCTGACGGTGACCCTTGCCGCCTGGCTCGGCGCGCTTCGGCTGCAACGGCGGCTGGGGCGCCATCCGCTGGCCAATCCCGTGCTCTTCGCCGTGGCCCTGCTGGCCGGCGGGCTGCTGCTGGGCGGGGTGGAGTACCGGGCCTATTTCCAGGGCGCGCAGTTCGTCCACTTCCTGCTGGGCCCGGCCACCGTCGCCCTGGCGGTGCCGCTGCACCGGCAGTGGAGCGCCGTGCGCAGTTCCTTCCCGGCGGCGGTGCTGGCGGTCTGCGGCGGCGGGCTCTTCGCCTCGGCCGCGGGGATCGGCATCGCCCTCGCCCTGGGCGCCTCGCCGGAGGTCACCGCCTCGCTCGCGCCGCGCTCGGTGACGACGCCGGTGGCCATGGGCATCTCCGAGCGGCTGGGCGGGCTGCCGGCCCTGACGGCGACGGTGGTGATCCTCTCCGGCATCGTCGGTGCCGCCCTGGGGCCGCTGGTGCTCGACCTCGCCGGGGTGAAGGACTGGCGCGCCCGCGGGCTGGCCATCGGCACCGCCTCGCACGGGATCGGCACGGCACGCGCCCTGTCGGTGAACATCGTCGCAGGGGCCTTCAGCGGCCTGGCGATGGGGCTGAACGCCCTCGCCAGCGCCCTGCTGCTGCCGCTGCTGTGGCGGCTGTTCGCGGGCCCCTAG
- the hisA gene encoding 1-(5-phosphoribosyl)-5-[(5-phosphoribosylamino)methylideneamino]imidazole-4-carboxamide isomerase translates to MSLTLYPAIDLKGGQVVRLKRGEMDQATVYADDPGAQAAAFQAAGFRWLHVVDLDGAFAGRPANAAAVRAILAAVSLPVQLGGGVRDMATLEAWLAEGVSRIILGSAAAKDPDFARAACRAHPGKVAIGIDARDGRVATEGWAETGEMTALDLALRFEDAGAAAIIHTDIDRDGMLGGVNVAATSALAARLTTPVVASGGVAGMADITALREAGNIAGVIVGRALYDGRLDPATALAEAG, encoded by the coding sequence GTGAGCCTGACCCTCTACCCCGCCATCGACCTCAAGGGCGGGCAGGTGGTGCGCCTGAAGCGCGGCGAGATGGACCAGGCGACCGTCTATGCCGACGACCCCGGCGCCCAGGCCGCCGCCTTCCAGGCCGCGGGCTTCCGCTGGCTGCACGTGGTGGACCTGGACGGCGCCTTCGCCGGCCGCCCCGCCAACGCCGCCGCCGTGCGCGCCATCCTGGCCGCCGTCTCCCTGCCGGTGCAGCTCGGCGGCGGGGTGCGCGACATGGCGACGCTGGAAGCCTGGCTGGCCGAGGGGGTGAGCCGCATCATCCTGGGCTCGGCGGCGGCCAAGGACCCGGACTTCGCCCGCGCCGCCTGCCGCGCCCATCCGGGCAAGGTCGCCATCGGCATCGACGCCCGCGACGGCCGCGTGGCCACCGAGGGCTGGGCCGAGACGGGGGAGATGACCGCCCTCGACCTCGCGCTGCGCTTCGAGGATGCCGGGGCGGCGGCGATCATCCACACGGACATCGACCGCGACGGCATGCTGGGCGGCGTGAACGTCGCCGCCACCTCGGCGCTCGCCGCGCGGCTGACCACGCCCGTCGTCGCCAGCGGTGGCGTCGCCGGGATGGCGGACATCACCGCCCTGCGCGAAGCCGGGAACATCGCGGGCGTGATCGTGGGGCGGGCGCTCTACGACGGGCGGCTGGATCCGGCGACGGCACTGGCCGAGGCGGGCTGA